One part of the Quercus lobata isolate SW786 chromosome 7, ValleyOak3.0 Primary Assembly, whole genome shotgun sequence genome encodes these proteins:
- the LOC115953646 gene encoding UPF0161 protein At3g09310 — MAVVASLNCHKPFTSWPHSQYPNFKTPSSRFSTNHRKHNSISFVPIKTLGHRHQILYKLSTEDSNSGNVEEAENEVDNIGVKAALSMLNFYKREISPLMPKSCRYVPTCSEYSMSAYKKYGVVKGTVLTAWRLCRCNPLGGSGFDPPRWFGETSIPEE, encoded by the exons ATGGCGGTTGTTGCCTCCCTGAACTGCCATAAACCCTTCACTTCATGGCCTCACTCCCAATACCCAAATTTCAAAACCCCAAGTTCTCGCTTTAGCACCAATCATCGAAAACATAATTCGATCAGTTTCGTTCCTATCAAGACTCTTGGCCACCGACACCAAATCCTTTACAAGTTGAGCACAGAAGACTCAAATTCAGGGAATGTGGAAGAAGCAGAAAATGAAGTCGACAATATAGGAGTTAAAGCCGCACTATCTATGctcaatttttataaaa gaGAAATATCGCCGCTGATGCCAAAAAGTTGTCGTTATGTTCCAACATGTAGTGAGTATTCCATGTCAGCTTACAAAAAGTACGGAGTTGTTAAGGGTACTGTCTTAACTGCTTGGCGTCTATGTCGTTGCAATCCCCTTG GTGGTTCTGGATTTGATCCCCCGCGGTGGTTTGGTGAGACGAGTATACCTGAAGAATGA